The Sander vitreus isolate 19-12246 chromosome 5, sanVit1, whole genome shotgun sequence genome includes a region encoding these proteins:
- the gins4 gene encoding DNA replication complex GINS protein SLD5 — translation MSDALSDNGSDVNQDDTQEDVMTPTELIAKLEEAWLNEKFSPELLENKSEVVECVMEQLSHMDANLQRVKKGDAKASIHRMEIDRIRFVLSSYLRSRLQKIEKFFPHVLEREKSRGEGEPSLLSPEEFAFAKEYYANTETYLKAVALKRMPPNLQTVDMLKAVPEPCLDSFVFLRVKERQENILVEPETDDQREYVVDLEEGSQHLMRYRTIAPLVSSGAVQLI, via the exons ATGTCGGACGCTTTGTCTGATAACGGCAGCGACGTCAACCAAGATGATACTCAGGAGGATGTTATGACCCCGACGGAGCTGATAGCCAAACTGGAAGAA GCTTGGCTGAATGAGAAGTTCTCCCCGGAGCTGCTGGAGAACAAATCCGAGGTGGTGGAGTGTGTGATGGAGCAGCTGAGCCACATG GACGCCAACTTACAGCGGGTGAAGAAAGGCGACGCGAAGGCCAGCATCCATCGCATGGAGATAGACAGGATTCGCTTCGTGCTCAGCAGCTACCTGCGCTCTCGTCTGCAGAAG ATTGAGAAGTTCTTCCCGCATGTCCTGGAGAGAGAAAAGTCTCGAGGGGAGGGAGAGCCGTCGCTGCTCTCACCCGAGGAGTTTGCCTTTGCCAAAGA GTACTATGCGAACACAGAAACCTACCTGAAGGCTGTAGCACTGAAGCGCATGCCGCCCAACCTGCAGACGGTGGATATGCTCAAAGCAG TGCCTGAGCCCTGCCTGGACTCGTTTGTCTTTCTACGAGTGAAGGAGAGACAGGAAAACATCTTGGTCGAGCCTGAAACAGACGATCAGAG AGAGTACGTTGTAGATCTGGAAGAGggctctcaacatctgatgcgCTATCGAACGATAGCACCGCTTGTTTCCAGCGGAGCCGTGCAGTTGATCTGA
- the LOC144518744 gene encoding uncharacterized protein LOC144518744 isoform X1, protein MATGGCKRFPSNGCFDQNLKGFEEDTMTKFVVWTKDKAFGVDDPKPGSKKIMWELQYVPFDGIPFMVVGRRVYSCHQGLDKHKHDKQTRHLQLLDDHSDHCYKKRRSFLKDSKKLDCPARIYVVHLIRFPDYKIPDDIHKQRKECAGRLRRALATNPSEVKFEEQYVACFPEIDEHKNHPVVGEGPVDRSYSSPKDGSKSKKRQTCGSLLRQISDLTPHLQEEPFLDSLIVRLNDLLGDVRRHSPKDDPLPLSDTPPSKQIRYLKSLSMIPQKRKNSGRFGRPAKAKKSQLQALNADVM, encoded by the exons ATGGCGACCGGTGGTTGTAAACGATTCCCCTCGAATGGGTGTTTTGATCAGAATCTTAAAGGTTTCGAGGAGGACACGATGACAAAGTTCGTCGTTTGGACAAAAGACAAGGCTTTTGGTGTGGACG ACCCCAAACCAGGATCCAAAAAAATTATGTGGGAGCTCCAATATGTTCCTTTTGACGGGATACCCTTCATGGTGGTGGGGAGGAGGGTCTACTCCTGTCACCAAGGACTGGACAAGCACAAACATGATAAACAGACAAGACACCTACAATTG CTTGATGACCACTCAGACCATTGTTATAAAAAGAGGCGAAGTTTTCTCAAAGACTCGAAGAAACTGGACTGCCCAGCCAGAATATATGTGGTTCATCTAATCAGATTCCCTGATTACaag atACCCGATGACATCCATAAACAGAGGAAGGAGTGCGCTGGGCGTCTGAGACGTGCCTTAGCAACAAACCCGTCTGAAGTGAAGTTTGAGGAGCAATATGTCGCATGCTTCCCAGAGATCGACGAGCACAAGAACCATCCTGTGGTAGGAGAG GGGCCGGTGGACAGGAGTTACTCTTCTCCCAAAGACGGCAGCAAGTCGAAGAAAAGGCAAACGTGTGGGAGCTTGCTGCGGCAAATCTCCGATCTCACTCCCCATCTACAGGAAGAGCCGTTTCTGGACTCGTTGATTGTTCGACTGAACGACCTTTTGGGGGATGTGAGGCGTCATTCCCCTAAAGATGACCCCCTTCCCCTGTCTGACACACCTCCATCCAAACAAATTAGATACCTCAAATCCCTCAGCATGATCccccaaaaaaggaaaaactctGGAAGGTTTGGCCGCCCTGCTAAAGCAAAGAAAAGTCAGCTTCAAGCTTTAAATGCAGATGTAATGTAG
- the LOC144518744 gene encoding uncharacterized protein LOC144518744 isoform X2, with the protein MATGGCKRFPSNGCFDQNLKGFEEDTMTKFVVWTKDKAFGVDDPKPGSKKIMWELQYVPFDGIPFMVVGRRVYSCHQGLDKHKHDKQTRHLQLLDDHSDHCYKKRRSFLKDSKKLDCPARIYVVHLIRFPDYKIPDDIHKQRKECAGRLRRALATNPSEVKFEEQYVACFPEIDEHKNHPVGPVDRSYSSPKDGSKSKKRQTCGSLLRQISDLTPHLQEEPFLDSLIVRLNDLLGDVRRHSPKDDPLPLSDTPPSKQIRYLKSLSMIPQKRKNSGRFGRPAKAKKSQLQALNADVM; encoded by the exons ATGGCGACCGGTGGTTGTAAACGATTCCCCTCGAATGGGTGTTTTGATCAGAATCTTAAAGGTTTCGAGGAGGACACGATGACAAAGTTCGTCGTTTGGACAAAAGACAAGGCTTTTGGTGTGGACG ACCCCAAACCAGGATCCAAAAAAATTATGTGGGAGCTCCAATATGTTCCTTTTGACGGGATACCCTTCATGGTGGTGGGGAGGAGGGTCTACTCCTGTCACCAAGGACTGGACAAGCACAAACATGATAAACAGACAAGACACCTACAATTG CTTGATGACCACTCAGACCATTGTTATAAAAAGAGGCGAAGTTTTCTCAAAGACTCGAAGAAACTGGACTGCCCAGCCAGAATATATGTGGTTCATCTAATCAGATTCCCTGATTACaag atACCCGATGACATCCATAAACAGAGGAAGGAGTGCGCTGGGCGTCTGAGACGTGCCTTAGCAACAAACCCGTCTGAAGTGAAGTTTGAGGAGCAATATGTCGCATGCTTCCCAGAGATCGACGAGCACAAGAACCATCCTGTG GGGCCGGTGGACAGGAGTTACTCTTCTCCCAAAGACGGCAGCAAGTCGAAGAAAAGGCAAACGTGTGGGAGCTTGCTGCGGCAAATCTCCGATCTCACTCCCCATCTACAGGAAGAGCCGTTTCTGGACTCGTTGATTGTTCGACTGAACGACCTTTTGGGGGATGTGAGGCGTCATTCCCCTAAAGATGACCCCCTTCCCCTGTCTGACACACCTCCATCCAAACAAATTAGATACCTCAAATCCCTCAGCATGATCccccaaaaaaggaaaaactctGGAAGGTTTGGCCGCCCTGCTAAAGCAAAGAAAAGTCAGCTTCAAGCTTTAAATGCAGATGTAATGTAG